In Gammaproteobacteria bacterium, one DNA window encodes the following:
- a CDS encoding TRZ/ATZ family hydrolase, which yields MNGLQPIDTLIEAKWIIPVEPAGIVLNQHAIAVDEGIIRDILPISEAKLRYEPRQTVTLNDHILIPGLVNLHTHAAMTLMRGLADDLPLMEWLHQHIWPVENRHVNAQFVLDGAQLACAEMIKGGITCFNDMYFFPESCAQAVISSGMRAAIGMVVIDFPTAYASDADDYLAKGLQLRDLYQHPLLSFCFAPHAPYTVSDKTFRSILTYAEQLNVPIHTHLHETRDEIRLSLQSSGVQPIERFRQLGLLSPNLIAVHMTHLSDHEIKLVHQYDCHIAHCPSSNMKLASGLAPISSLLNQGVNVGLGTDGAASNNRLDMFEEMRLAALLAKATSGRADTLPAHQTLQMATLNGAKALGLGEITGSLTIGKAADITAIDFSDLNLTPCYDPVSHLVYTASREQVSHVWVNGKMLLHGKELTTLNSVELQYRATYWHERIAATSQH from the coding sequence ATGAATGGTTTGCAGCCGATCGATACTCTGATAGAAGCGAAATGGATTATTCCCGTTGAACCGGCCGGGATTGTTCTCAATCAGCACGCCATCGCCGTCGATGAAGGAATCATCCGGGATATTTTGCCGATATCCGAAGCGAAGCTCCGTTACGAACCCCGGCAAACAGTCACACTGAACGATCATATTCTCATCCCCGGCTTGGTTAATCTGCACACCCACGCAGCCATGACTTTGATGCGCGGACTGGCCGATGATTTACCGCTGATGGAATGGCTCCATCAACACATCTGGCCGGTAGAAAATCGTCATGTGAATGCGCAGTTTGTACTGGATGGCGCGCAGCTCGCGTGCGCCGAGATGATCAAAGGCGGCATTACCTGCTTCAACGACATGTATTTTTTCCCGGAATCTTGTGCGCAAGCTGTCATCAGTTCCGGGATGCGTGCCGCCATCGGCATGGTGGTGATCGACTTCCCCACTGCCTACGCCAGCGATGCGGATGATTATCTGGCCAAAGGATTGCAATTGCGCGACCTATATCAGCATCCGCTGCTATCCTTCTGTTTTGCGCCGCACGCGCCTTACACCGTCAGCGACAAAACCTTCCGCAGCATACTGACTTACGCAGAACAACTGAATGTGCCCATCCATACGCATTTGCACGAAACGCGGGACGAAATCCGCTTAAGCTTGCAATCCTCGGGCGTGCAGCCGATCGAACGCTTTCGGCAATTGGGTCTGCTCAGTCCGAATCTGATCGCCGTGCACATGACGCACCTATCCGATCATGAAATAAAACTTGTACATCAATACGACTGTCATATCGCACACTGCCCCTCCTCCAACATGAAACTCGCCAGCGGATTGGCTCCGATCTCGTCCTTATTGAATCAAGGCGTCAATGTCGGCCTTGGCACCGATGGCGCAGCCAGCAATAATCGCCTGGATATGTTTGAGGAAATGCGCCTGGCAGCGCTACTGGCAAAAGCGACCAGCGGTCGGGCCGATACTCTGCCGGCGCACCAAACTTTGCAAATGGCTACCCTGAATGGCGCCAAGGCATTGGGGTTGGGAGAAATAACCGGTTCATTGACCATCGGCAAAGCGGCTGACATCACGGCGATCGACTTCTCCGATCTCAATCTCACACCGTGCTACGATCCGGTCTCACATTTGGTTTACACAGCAAGCCGCGAACAAGTGAGCCATGTGTGGGTAAATGGTAAAATGCTGCTGCACGGCAAAGAACTGACGACACTCAACTCGGTTGAATTGCAATACCGCGCGACATACTGGCATGAGCGTATCGCAGCTACATCTCAACACTAG
- a CDS encoding formylglycine-generating enzyme family protein, which produces MHEQRSGQFSCRPAEYAEKPLSIYRTQFERQFATTVPCKKMKTQYNPGKGSVRFLLLSRFLWISVIAILVIMSVPFVTSIYDKLIRDQMNSDSDSMQSGEIILPELVLIPAGSFDMGEQNAAFRENLKEEEKKYFGIPGKHIQIDRPFYMSKYEITNEQYGSYLRAQKSRNPAEKNSNIPPAGQENTAAKLPAVEINWQGAMAYAAWLGEQKQLSCRLPTEAEWEYAARAGLKTAYPWGNEVGSNNANCSECGSQWDSHQAAPVGQFKANPYGLYDTSGNVWEWTCSSWHDQYDGQEQQCARMDEFGSRVLRGGSWAYDSKYMRSSVRGEFDAGIRYNNFGFRVMCLSPAQ; this is translated from the coding sequence TTGCATGAGCAAAGATCCGGCCAATTCAGCTGCCGGCCGGCAGAATATGCTGAGAAACCCTTATCGATCTATCGAACTCAATTTGAGCGTCAGTTTGCTACAACCGTGCCGTGTAAAAAAATGAAGACTCAATATAATCCAGGAAAAGGCAGCGTACGTTTTTTATTACTCAGTAGATTTCTGTGGATTTCAGTTATTGCGATTCTGGTAATCATGAGCGTGCCTTTTGTTACGTCAATTTATGACAAACTCATTCGAGATCAAATGAATTCTGACAGTGATTCAATGCAATCCGGTGAAATAATCCTTCCCGAACTCGTGTTGATCCCGGCCGGTTCTTTCGATATGGGTGAGCAGAACGCTGCGTTTAGAGAAAATCTGAAGGAGGAAGAAAAAAAGTATTTTGGTATCCCGGGTAAACATATCCAAATTGACCGGCCTTTTTACATGAGCAAATACGAGATTACCAACGAACAGTACGGTAGCTACCTACGAGCGCAGAAATCCAGAAACCCGGCAGAAAAAAATTCGAATATTCCGCCAGCCGGTCAAGAAAACACTGCAGCAAAACTACCCGCGGTAGAAATCAATTGGCAAGGGGCGATGGCTTATGCAGCCTGGCTGGGGGAACAGAAACAGCTCAGCTGCCGTCTGCCCACCGAAGCGGAATGGGAATACGCCGCCAGAGCGGGACTGAAGACTGCTTATCCGTGGGGTAATGAAGTCGGAAGTAATAATGCCAATTGCAGTGAATGCGGCAGCCAGTGGGATAGCCATCAAGCGGCGCCAGTGGGGCAGTTCAAGGCAAATCCTTATGGCTTGTACGATACATCCGGAAATGTCTGGGAATGGACCTGTTCGTCATGGCACGATCAATACGACGGACAGGAACAGCAATGCGCCCGTATGGATGAATTTGGCTCACGTGTGTTACGTGGCGGTTCCTGGGCCTATGACTCGAAGTATATGCGCTCATCCGTTCGTGGCGAGTTCGATGCCGGCATCCGGTACAATAATTTTGGATTTCGGGTGATGTGTCTTTCTCCCGCCCAATAG
- the ubiG gene encoding bifunctional 2-polyprenyl-6-hydroxyphenol methylase/3-demethylubiquinol 3-O-methyltransferase UbiG, with protein MENDGINADPLELEKFSQLAHRWWDPNSEFKPLHEINPLRLNYINDLTGGLTGKTVLDVGCGGGILSEGMASMGAHVTGIDLGDKALKVAKLHLLESGHHVDYRKISTESLAKEQPQHYDVVTCMEMLEHVPDPMSVIRSCAQLAKPGGWVFFSTINRNPKSYLFAIIGAEYILKLLPRGTHEYAKFIKPSELARMARNAGLTDEELIGMTYNPITKVYALENDTDVNYIMAYRK; from the coding sequence ATGGAAAATGACGGCATCAACGCTGACCCGCTGGAACTGGAAAAATTCAGCCAACTCGCGCACCGCTGGTGGGATCCCAACAGCGAATTCAAGCCATTGCATGAAATCAACCCATTGCGTCTGAATTACATCAACGACCTGACCGGCGGATTGACCGGAAAAACAGTATTGGATGTCGGCTGCGGCGGCGGTATTTTGTCGGAAGGCATGGCGTCGATGGGTGCGCACGTCACCGGCATCGATCTCGGCGACAAAGCGCTCAAAGTCGCCAAGCTGCATCTACTGGAAAGCGGGCATCACGTCGACTACCGCAAGATCAGCACGGAATCGCTCGCCAAAGAACAACCGCAACATTACGATGTGGTCACCTGCATGGAAATGCTCGAACATGTGCCCGATCCCATGAGCGTAATCCGCTCCTGCGCACAATTGGCCAAACCGGGCGGCTGGGTATTCTTCTCAACCATCAACCGCAATCCGAAATCCTATTTGTTTGCCATCATCGGCGCGGAATATATCCTCAAGCTGTTGCCGCGCGGCACGCACGAATACGCCAAATTCATCAAACCGTCCGAACTGGCCCGCATGGCGCGCAACGCCGGTTTGACGGATGAAGAGTTGATCGGCATGACGTACAACCCGATTACCAAAGTCTACGCTCTGGAAAATGATACCGACGTCAACTACATCATGGCTTACCGCAAATAA
- a CDS encoding pyridoxal phosphate-dependent aminotransferase family protein — MINFTSALYLGLHHPSHFLQPWQQLTLGVPAALTEPPGAEEVAGKLAQLQGCEQGVLLPSTLHLFWDLFAMLRQQPAALFLDEEVYAIARWGADQFRAKGGDVYTFRHHDPDALLVQIKRQVHKKKYPVAIADGFCPACGHAAPAGEYLEIVRRFGGLLVLDDTQALGILGESPTLHNPYGKGGGGLLRCSGNFGPDIVVGSSLAKGFGVPMAVLTGSNKLIKRFKTASDTRVHGSPPSIAVIHAAAHALTENRIRGNLLRHRLIQRVAQFRKGLEIIGWDSIGAWFPVQTLRGIVGNAAIRMHQYLSRHGIQTVLSRPRDNGEAHLSFLITARHSAGEIDHCIDILSTVTNSIDKAANRSGTPAYSGFRT, encoded by the coding sequence ATGATCAATTTCACCTCAGCGCTCTATTTAGGATTGCATCATCCGAGCCATTTTTTGCAACCCTGGCAGCAGCTTACACTGGGGGTTCCGGCAGCGCTTACCGAACCACCCGGTGCCGAAGAGGTAGCAGGAAAATTGGCGCAGTTACAAGGGTGTGAACAAGGTGTGTTGCTGCCTTCCACGTTGCATCTGTTCTGGGATTTATTTGCCATGCTGCGCCAGCAACCAGCGGCGTTGTTTCTGGATGAAGAGGTTTATGCGATTGCCAGATGGGGAGCAGATCAGTTTCGTGCCAAAGGGGGCGATGTTTACACATTCCGACACCACGATCCTGATGCATTGTTGGTTCAAATCAAACGGCAAGTGCATAAAAAGAAATATCCCGTGGCGATTGCCGACGGTTTTTGCCCGGCGTGCGGACATGCCGCACCGGCCGGAGAGTATCTGGAGATTGTGAGGCGTTTTGGCGGTTTATTGGTATTGGATGACACCCAAGCTTTGGGAATTCTGGGCGAGTCGCCAACGTTGCACAATCCTTATGGCAAAGGCGGGGGTGGCCTGTTGCGCTGTAGTGGAAACTTTGGGCCGGACATCGTGGTGGGCTCATCACTGGCAAAAGGTTTCGGTGTGCCGATGGCGGTTTTAACAGGCAGCAATAAACTGATCAAGCGCTTTAAAACAGCCAGCGATACCCGGGTGCATGGCAGCCCGCCGTCAATAGCTGTTATTCACGCAGCCGCTCATGCATTAACGGAGAACAGAATCCGAGGTAATTTGCTGCGGCACAGACTGATTCAACGGGTTGCGCAATTTCGCAAAGGACTGGAAATAATCGGCTGGGATTCCATTGGCGCCTGGTTTCCGGTGCAAACCTTGCGAGGAATCGTTGGAAACGCAGCGATTCGAATGCATCAGTACCTTTCTCGGCACGGTATTCAAACGGTATTGTCTCGGCCCCGCGATAACGGCGAGGCACACCTGAGTTTTTTAATCACAGCACGGCATAGCGCCGGGGAAATTGATCATTGCATCGACATACTGAGCACAGTGACAAACAGCATCGACAAGGCTGCAAATCGCAGTGGCACGCCCGCGTATTCGGGCTTCAGAACATGA
- a CDS encoding GldG family protein has protein sequence MAESNKKMQRHYRMHNGFFVILLLLLVFLLGYLAQQTRQQWDVSQNGRNSLSEASIEILQKLQGTVQVIAYASEQDAQLGDIRQIITDFIALYQRVKPDLSLTFIDPVEQPVLAQEADVQVNGELIIRFNQRIERLTAINEQAFSNALMRLARGEDKLVVELSGHGERKLDGSANYDLGEFGRHLRTNGFSSRQLNLAIEADIPAVHASTLLIASPQTDLLPGEVEKLLNYIDRGGNLLWLVDQESLRGLQPLAEKLRLTLTPGVVADPQAVQLKAPITFALGAIYGPHVITSDFNYITVFPFARQLTIDENEEWHSVALVEAAQQGWVETGDLNGEITFDQDADVAGPVSIAVALSRNIEDREQRVVVVGSGHFLANTYLGNGSNLDFGINLINWLSGDEELIVIQPRATLDSSLVLSEFELTLIALGFLIVLPLLFLISGIVIWWRRRRKIGP, from the coding sequence ATGGCTGAATCGAACAAAAAAATGCAACGGCATTACCGGATGCACAATGGCTTTTTTGTCATTTTGCTCCTGTTGCTGGTTTTTTTGCTCGGTTATCTTGCGCAGCAGACCCGGCAGCAATGGGACGTCAGTCAGAACGGGCGTAATAGCTTAAGCGAAGCAAGCATCGAAATATTGCAAAAATTGCAAGGAACGGTGCAGGTAATCGCATATGCTTCCGAACAGGATGCGCAACTGGGCGATATCCGTCAGATTATTACCGACTTTATTGCACTGTATCAGCGGGTGAAACCGGATCTTTCCTTGACGTTCATCGATCCGGTGGAACAGCCTGTCTTGGCGCAGGAAGCGGATGTGCAAGTCAACGGTGAACTGATCATCCGATTCAATCAGAGAATCGAGCGTCTGACGGCCATCAACGAACAGGCGTTTTCCAATGCTCTGATGCGGTTGGCGCGCGGAGAGGATAAGTTGGTCGTCGAGTTAAGCGGGCATGGCGAACGCAAGCTTGACGGTAGCGCCAACTATGATCTTGGAGAATTCGGCCGTCATTTGCGTACCAATGGTTTTAGCAGCCGACAACTGAATCTTGCCATCGAAGCGGATATTCCCGCCGTCCATGCCAGCACGTTGTTGATTGCTTCGCCGCAGACCGATTTGTTGCCGGGAGAGGTGGAGAAGCTGTTGAATTATATCGACCGTGGCGGTAATTTGCTGTGGCTGGTCGATCAGGAATCGTTACGCGGCTTGCAGCCGTTAGCGGAAAAATTGCGCTTGACGCTGACCCCCGGCGTTGTTGCCGATCCGCAAGCAGTGCAGCTCAAAGCGCCGATTACTTTCGCATTGGGGGCGATTTACGGGCCGCATGTGATAACCAGTGATTTCAATTACATTACCGTGTTTCCCTTTGCCCGTCAGCTTACAATCGATGAAAATGAGGAATGGCACAGTGTTGCTCTGGTTGAGGCGGCCCAGCAGGGGTGGGTTGAAACCGGCGATTTGAATGGCGAAATTACGTTTGATCAGGATGCGGATGTAGCGGGACCGGTCAGTATTGCGGTAGCGTTGTCGCGCAATATCGAGGATCGCGAGCAGCGCGTTGTCGTTGTCGGCAGCGGGCATTTTCTCGCGAACACTTATTTGGGCAATGGCAGTAATCTGGATTTTGGCATCAACTTGATCAACTGGCTGTCTGGCGATGAAGAACTGATCGTGATTCAACCGCGCGCAACGCTGGACAGCAGTTTGGTTTTAAGTGAATTCGAACTTACGCTGATTGCGCTCGGTTTTCTGATCGTGTTGCCTCTGTTATTTTTGATAAGCGGGATCGTGATCTGGTGGCGCCGCCGGAGAAAAATAGGACCATGA
- a CDS encoding ABC transporter ATP-binding protein: MTDETAALTLSAHNLWRKYDHFVAVHEVNLQLKRGEVLGLLGPNGAGKSTTLRMLTGNLAPSHGSISICGIDLLEKPREAKSHLGFLPEIPPLYLDMTVDEYLLFAARLHQVGKKSIRAALNNVKQRCGLGHHGRDLLGTLSKGYQQRAGIAQAIIHHPDVIILDEPTVGLDPNQMREIRELIRELSADSSVILSTHILSEVENVCDRVQLMHKGSVVFDQTVAQLHQQGHSLEMVFTQLTQ; this comes from the coding sequence ATGACTGATGAAACAGCAGCCTTAACCTTGTCGGCGCACAATCTGTGGCGTAAATATGACCATTTTGTTGCCGTGCATGAAGTTAATTTGCAATTAAAGCGCGGTGAAGTACTGGGGTTGCTCGGCCCGAACGGTGCGGGCAAAAGCACCACATTACGTATGTTGACAGGTAATTTGGCGCCGAGTCACGGGAGTATTTCGATTTGCGGCATCGATTTGCTGGAAAAACCGCGGGAAGCCAAGTCGCATTTGGGTTTTTTGCCCGAGATTCCGCCGCTTTATTTGGATATGACTGTGGATGAATATCTGCTGTTTGCAGCGCGGCTGCACCAAGTCGGCAAAAAATCAATTCGGGCGGCACTGAATAATGTGAAGCAGCGGTGCGGCCTGGGACATCACGGCAGGGATTTGCTCGGTACCTTATCGAAAGGCTATCAGCAGCGTGCCGGCATTGCACAAGCCATCATTCATCATCCGGATGTGATTATTCTCGATGAACCGACGGTAGGACTTGATCCCAATCAGATGCGTGAGATCCGTGAGTTGATCCGGGAGTTGAGCGCTGACAGCAGTGTAATTTTGTCGACCCATATTCTGTCCGAGGTTGAGAATGTTTGTGACCGGGTACAGCTCATGCATAAGGGCAGCGTGGTATTCGATCAAACCGTGGCGCAATTGCACCAGCAGGGCCACAGCCTGGAGATGGTTTTTACGCAGCTGACGCAATAA
- the mutM gene encoding bifunctional DNA-formamidopyrimidine glycosylase/DNA-(apurinic or apyrimidinic site) lyase, translating to MPELPEVETTCRGIAPHLTGKTIAQAVIRNSRLRWPVPDELPSLLPGLTIRSVTRRAKYLLLDCDAGALLIHLGMSGSLRILSAKSGYDSELPQKHDHFDLVLRDQTILRLRDPRRFGAVLWHAGDGLQHPLLLNLGSEPLTADFSAAQLFEKTRGSRTAIKQTLMNHHVVVGVGNIYANEALFLAGINPKTAAGRIALPRYEILVQAVKQTLQLAIEAGGSTLRDFVHSDGSSGYFQQQYWVYGRTGQLCKKCAGIIKHIRQGQRSSYYCPSCQH from the coding sequence ATGCCGGAATTACCAGAAGTCGAAACAACGTGCCGTGGAATCGCGCCGCATTTGACGGGAAAAACGATTGCGCAAGCCGTAATCCGGAATTCCCGGTTGCGCTGGCCGGTACCGGATGAATTACCATCGTTGCTGCCGGGACTCACAATCCGGAGCGTAACGCGGCGCGCAAAATACCTGCTGCTGGATTGCGATGCGGGTGCGTTGCTCATTCATTTGGGAATGTCGGGAAGTTTGCGTATACTTTCAGCAAAATCAGGGTATGACAGTGAACTGCCGCAAAAGCACGATCATTTTGATCTGGTTTTGCGCGATCAAACGATTCTGAGATTGCGCGATCCGCGCCGTTTTGGTGCAGTATTATGGCATGCGGGCGATGGTTTGCAGCATCCGCTGTTATTGAATCTCGGATCGGAGCCTTTGACAGCGGATTTCAGCGCGGCGCAGCTATTCGAGAAAACCAGAGGCAGCCGTACCGCCATCAAACAGACCTTGATGAATCATCACGTGGTGGTGGGTGTCGGTAATATTTATGCGAACGAAGCTTTGTTTTTGGCTGGGATCAATCCTAAAACCGCCGCTGGCAGAATCGCATTGCCGCGTTATGAAATACTGGTGCAAGCGGTGAAGCAAACTTTGCAGCTGGCGATCGAGGCGGGTGGCAGCACATTGCGTGATTTTGTTCACAGTGACGGAAGCTCGGGTTATTTTCAGCAGCAATATTGGGTTTACGGGCGTACCGGACAACTGTGCAAAAAATGTGCAGGGATCATCAAACACATCCGGCAAGGTCAGCGTTCCAGCTATTATTGTCCGTCTTGCCAGCATTGA
- a CDS encoding OmpA family protein, whose product MKKISAKNTLMGMILIPAMFSGAVLAQETVIDKDKTVKKPEAYGVDDRGVVARNTTGLCWRTGYWTPAMAIHECDPDLVKKPEDAAAAAGAPAAGAAAAKTAPEKITFSADALFDFDSAKLKPNGVQSLNEFVNGIKDLKYDTIIAVGYADRIGSDEYNKKLSIRRAESVKAHLVSRGIEPSRIFVDGKGEANPVTGNSCVGDKKTKALIECLAPDRRVEIEVAGTR is encoded by the coding sequence ATGAAGAAAATATCAGCTAAAAATACTCTCATGGGAATGATTCTTATACCGGCAATGTTTTCTGGTGCTGTTCTGGCACAAGAAACAGTTATTGATAAAGATAAAACCGTAAAAAAACCTGAAGCTTATGGTGTTGACGATCGCGGTGTAGTTGCAAGAAACACAACAGGACTTTGTTGGCGCACCGGTTACTGGACACCGGCCATGGCAATTCACGAATGTGATCCAGATCTTGTTAAAAAACCGGAAGATGCAGCCGCAGCCGCTGGAGCTCCAGCTGCCGGTGCGGCAGCCGCCAAAACCGCACCGGAGAAAATTACATTCTCTGCCGATGCGTTATTTGACTTCGACAGCGCAAAACTTAAACCCAATGGCGTTCAATCTTTGAATGAGTTTGTTAATGGTATAAAAGACCTTAAGTACGATACCATTATTGCAGTGGGCTACGCCGACCGCATCGGTTCCGATGAGTACAACAAAAAACTTTCGATACGCCGCGCCGAATCGGTTAAAGCACACTTGGTTTCCAGAGGTATAGAACCAAGCCGCATTTTTGTCGACGGCAAAGGCGAAGCAAATCCTGTGACCGGCAATAGCTGCGTTGGCGATAAAAAAACCAAAGCCTTGATTGAATGCCTGGCACCGGATCGCCGTGTTGAAATCGAAGTAGCAGGTACCCGATAA
- a CDS encoding HAD-IA family hydrolase has protein sequence MIKAVLFDFDGTLADTAPDLGHALNRQRIARGLSELSIAQIRPLASAGSRGLLGLGFSIKPGDNGYESMRDEFLDFYTQRLCHDTCLFPGVSELLDQLEQRNLPWGIVTNKPARFTHPLIETLGLAQRVACVVCGDELANTKPHPEPLLTASTKIAISPAHCIYLGDDIRDVQASLAAGMQSIVARYGYLGNDQPPETWGARHLIDHPEELLAYL, from the coding sequence ATGATTAAAGCCGTACTTTTCGATTTCGATGGCACATTGGCCGATACCGCACCCGATCTCGGCCATGCACTAAACCGGCAGCGCATTGCGCGCGGCCTGTCCGAACTGTCCATCGCGCAAATCCGTCCGCTGGCTTCCGCCGGCTCACGCGGCTTATTGGGACTCGGCTTCAGCATTAAACCGGGCGACAACGGTTATGAATCCATGCGCGACGAATTTTTGGATTTCTATACACAGCGCCTTTGCCACGATACCTGTTTGTTCCCGGGCGTCAGCGAATTGCTCGACCAACTGGAGCAACGTAACCTGCCCTGGGGCATCGTAACCAATAAACCGGCTCGATTCACCCATCCGCTGATTGAAACGCTCGGCTTGGCACAACGCGTAGCCTGCGTCGTTTGCGGTGATGAGCTGGCGAATACCAAACCGCACCCGGAACCGCTGTTAACAGCCAGCACCAAAATCGCCATTTCCCCCGCGCATTGCATCTACCTCGGTGACGACATCCGCGACGTTCAGGCCAGCCTGGCCGCCGGCATGCAGTCGATCGTGGCACGCTATGGCTATCTAGGCAACGATCAGCCGCCCGAAACGTGGGGCGCCCGGCATCTGATCGATCACCCCGAAGAACTGCTCGCTTATCTATAA
- a CDS encoding DUF4340 domain-containing protein: MTHHARLNLIMTATIIVLIVFLYFRPQSSGNMEYPVANESAEAVRHLRIVKQQQEIVLKRQDNQWYLEKPVQIRADDEKIGKILEILQARSQQRFEKADLGRFGLEHPHAQLFIGNAHFDFGGFAPTTHQQYVAVGDYVYLLAPRYALALPRNAGDWVNPRLFVAGEIPVKFKLPHGEVALHDGNWRVTPQHAAEALNAATLKHWVQLWQSARAAELKMAAELDSGFAETGSVRIDLQDESEISLKVLQNQSSIVLLRVPEGIGYQFPLETGRQLLDPNALVNQVLR; the protein is encoded by the coding sequence ATGACACACCACGCACGGCTTAATTTAATTATGACCGCCACGATCATCGTTTTGATCGTGTTTCTGTATTTCAGGCCGCAATCTTCCGGGAATATGGAGTACCCGGTTGCCAACGAATCGGCCGAGGCTGTGCGGCATTTGCGCATCGTCAAGCAGCAACAGGAAATTGTACTCAAGCGGCAAGACAATCAATGGTATCTGGAAAAACCGGTGCAAATCCGGGCTGACGATGAGAAGATTGGAAAGATTCTGGAAATTCTTCAAGCGCGCAGCCAGCAACGTTTTGAGAAAGCCGATTTGGGACGCTTTGGCTTGGAGCACCCGCATGCGCAATTATTCATCGGCAATGCGCATTTTGATTTTGGCGGATTTGCACCGACCACTCACCAGCAATATGTAGCAGTCGGCGATTATGTCTATTTGCTTGCGCCTCGTTATGCACTGGCATTGCCACGCAACGCCGGCGATTGGGTTAATCCCCGATTGTTCGTTGCCGGTGAGATTCCGGTCAAATTTAAGTTGCCGCACGGAGAAGTGGCGTTGCATGATGGCAATTGGCGTGTGACACCGCAGCATGCAGCCGAAGCATTGAACGCGGCAACGCTGAAACATTGGGTGCAATTGTGGCAAAGCGCACGAGCTGCTGAATTGAAAATGGCAGCCGAGCTGGACTCCGGTTTTGCCGAAACCGGTTCAGTAAGAATCGATTTGCAAGACGAGAGTGAAATCAGCTTAAAAGTCCTGCAAAATCAATCGTCTATCGTTTTGTTACGCGTGCCGGAAGGAATCGGCTATCAATTTCCGCTCGAGACAGGCCGTCAATTGCTCGATCCCAATGCACTCGTAAACCAGGTGCTCCGATAG
- a CDS encoding ABC transporter permease subunit, producing the protein MIATIIRKELHMLFISPLAWLLLALIQAVTAWVFLVRLDAFLEIQPQLLQIANPPGITEVIVSPVFMVAAVLLLMITPLLSMRLLAEERRNHTLTLLMSAPVSITDIVLGKFLSLVLFYSAVIVLLVMLCFSLRTGGALDLGLLLSNTLGLLLLAACFSALGLYISSLTSQPVIAAAGSLGALLGLWLIDLANNATVGWLHYFSLLKHFGYFNQGLIDTFSIAYFILCTVTFLVLTIRRLDGERLHG; encoded by the coding sequence ATGATCGCCACTATTATCCGTAAAGAGCTGCACATGCTATTTATTTCGCCGCTTGCCTGGCTGTTGCTGGCATTGATTCAGGCCGTGACGGCGTGGGTTTTCCTGGTGCGTTTGGATGCGTTTCTGGAAATTCAACCGCAATTACTGCAAATCGCCAATCCTCCGGGAATTACCGAAGTCATCGTTTCTCCGGTGTTTATGGTGGCGGCGGTGCTACTGTTGATGATTACGCCCTTATTATCGATGCGCTTGTTGGCGGAGGAACGCCGCAACCACACGCTGACACTGCTGATGTCAGCGCCTGTTTCGATTACCGATATCGTGCTGGGCAAGTTTTTGAGTCTTGTGCTGTTTTATTCGGCTGTTATTGTTTTGCTGGTGATGCTGTGTTTTTCGCTGCGTACCGGTGGTGCGCTGGATCTTGGTCTGTTGCTCAGCAACACGCTGGGTTTGCTTTTACTTGCGGCGTGTTTTTCCGCGTTGGGGCTCTACATTTCAAGCCTGACGTCGCAACCGGTCATTGCAGCAGCAGGTTCTCTGGGAGCGTTATTGGGATTGTGGCTGATTGATCTGGCGAACAATGCAACGGTTGGATGGTTGCACTATTTTTCTTTGCTAAAGCATTTCGGCTACTTTAATCAAGGCCTGATCGATACCTTCAGCATTGCCTATTTTATTTTGTGCACGGTTACATTTCTGGTGCTGACGATACGCCGCTTGGATGGAGAACGGTTGCATGGCTGA